In Methanosphaera sp. ISO3-F5, a genomic segment contains:
- a CDS encoding DNA-directed RNA polymerase subunit P has product MYKCIKCGQTVDVKKYSESKCPKCRYRILFKEVPVVKRTIKAR; this is encoded by the coding sequence ATGTACAAATGCATTAAATGTGGACAAACAGTTGATGTTAAAAAATATTCGGAATCAAAATGTCCTAAATGCAGATACAGAATTTTATTTAAAGAAGTTCCTGTAGTAAAACGTACTATTAAAGCTCGATAA
- the rpl37A gene encoding 50S ribosomal protein L37Ae: MVRKSKVGSTGRFGARYGRKAKRTVRDIEDKMHAKHICPRCDRPGVKRTHAGIWKCKKCGNVFTGGAYIPTTPMGKVAKRNIKRIVGGE, from the coding sequence ATGGTAAGAAAAAGTAAAGTAGGATCTACTGGACGTTTTGGTGCTAGATACGGTAGAAAAGCTAAAAGAACCGTAAGAGATATCGAAGATAAAATGCATGCAAAACACATTTGTCCTAGATGTGACAGACCAGGTGTAAAAAGAACCCACGCTGGTATCTGGAAATGTAAAAAATGTGGTAACGTATTTACTGGTGGAGCATACATTCCTACAACACCAATGGGAAAAGTTGCAAAACGTAACATTAAACGTATCGTTGGAGGAGAATAA
- the rrp42 gene encoding exosome complex protein Rrp42 — protein MVNIISEVSKDKVFDLLNHEQRIDDREFSEYRDIKIKTGFIKKADGSAMVSIGGTTVLAGVKAQVATPFPNSPDSGIIITNAELLAIASRNFEYGPPNKFAVEISRVVDRTIREAPLIDLGKLCIVEGSKVWKLHVDIDILDFDGNLMDATCLAAVSALLTTKIPTAKFVNDELSIDEDHLAGLPILNKSVLCTVVKVNDQLIVDPIHVEETLMEASLSIGFREDGTLCALQKCGLNVMTGREVMQSMSMAFNHSRDMFSLLEKLKP, from the coding sequence ATGGTAAATATTATCTCTGAAGTATCAAAGGATAAGGTTTTTGATTTATTGAATCATGAACAGCGTATTGATGATAGGGAATTTTCGGAGTATCGTGATATCAAAATTAAAACTGGTTTTATTAAAAAGGCTGATGGTTCGGCTATGGTGTCTATTGGTGGTACTACTGTTCTTGCGGGTGTGAAGGCTCAAGTTGCTACGCCTTTCCCTAATAGTCCTGATAGTGGTATTATCATTACTAATGCTGAGTTGCTTGCTATTGCTAGTCGTAATTTTGAGTATGGTCCGCCTAATAAGTTTGCTGTTGAAATTTCCCGTGTTGTTGACAGAACTATTCGTGAGGCTCCTCTTATTGATTTGGGTAAGTTATGTATTGTTGAGGGCAGTAAGGTTTGGAAGTTGCATGTTGATATTGATATCTTGGATTTTGATGGTAATTTGATGGATGCTACTTGTTTGGCTGCTGTTAGTGCATTGTTAACTACTAAGATTCCTACTGCTAAGTTTGTTAATGATGAGTTGTCTATTGATGAGGATCATTTAGCTGGTCTGCCTATATTGAATAAGAGTGTTTTATGTACTGTTGTTAAGGTTAATGATCAGTTGATTGTGGATCCTATTCATGTTGAGGAGACTTTGATGGAGGCTAGTCTTTCTATTGGTTTTAGGGAGGATGGTACTTTGTGTGCTCTTCAAAAGTGTGGTTTAAATGTTATGACTGGCAGGGAAGTTATGCAGTCGATGAGTATGGCTTTTAATCATAGTAGGGATATGTTTTCTTTACTTGAAAAGTTGAAACCATAA
- the rrp41 gene encoding exosome complex exonuclease Rrp41, whose translation MNKQFIRKDGRAFNSLRNMKMKVGVLNNADGSAYVECGNNKVLVGVYGPRELYSKKHSKPDGAVLRCKYNMAPFSVKERKRPGPDRRSTEISKLISEAITPGIFLEKYPRSSIDISIEVLEAEGGTRCLGIVGASLALADAEIPMRDLISACAVGKVDNHIVVDLSEEEDQTGQADMPVAIMPRTGDITFLQMDGNLSVPEFEDALKLAFDACYFINQLQQETLLSKYGGEKDGKYYL comes from the coding sequence ATGAATAAACAATTTATTAGAAAGGATGGACGGGCATTTAATTCTCTGCGTAATATGAAAATGAAGGTTGGCGTGTTAAATAATGCTGATGGTTCCGCATATGTTGAATGTGGTAATAATAAGGTTTTAGTTGGAGTGTATGGGCCTAGAGAATTATATTCTAAGAAGCATTCAAAGCCGGATGGTGCTGTTTTAAGATGTAAATATAATATGGCCCCTTTTTCTGTTAAGGAACGTAAACGGCCTGGACCTGATAGGCGTTCAACTGAAATATCCAAGCTTATTTCTGAGGCTATTACGCCAGGTATTTTTTTAGAGAAATATCCTCGTTCTTCTATTGATATTTCAATCGAAGTATTGGAGGCAGAGGGTGGTACTCGTTGTTTAGGTATTGTTGGTGCCAGTCTTGCCCTTGCTGATGCTGAAATTCCTATGAGGGATTTGATTAGTGCTTGTGCTGTGGGTAAGGTTGATAACCATATTGTTGTTGATTTATCTGAAGAGGAGGATCAGACTGGCCAGGCAGATATGCCTGTTGCTATTATGCCTCGTACGGGTGATATTACTTTCTTACAGATGGATGGTAATTTATCAGTTCCGGAGTTTGAGGATGCGTTGAAGTTGGCATTTGATGCTTGTTATTTTATTAATCAGTTACAGCAGGAAACATTGTTAAGTAAGTACGGAGGAGAAAAGGATGGTAAATATTATCTCTGA